One window of the Solanum stenotomum isolate F172 chromosome 11, ASM1918654v1, whole genome shotgun sequence genome contains the following:
- the LOC125843537 gene encoding general negative regulator of transcription subunit 4-like isoform X1 has translation MSDQGEKTCPLCAEEMDMTDQQLRPCKCGYQVCVWCWHHIMEMAEKDETEGRCPACRSPYNKEKIVGTAANCEKMVSSEKKLTSRKGKSKTADSRKQLSSVRVVQRNLVYIVGLPLSLADEDQLLQRKEYFAQYGKVLKVSMSRTAAGAIQQFTNNTCSVYITYSKEEEAVRCIQAVHGFNLDGRPLRACFGTTKYCHAWLRSVPCTNPDCLYLHEIGSQEDSFTKDEVISAYTRVQQITGAITSMQRRSGSVLPPAADDYCNNSSVSAGKPFSKTATNNSATNARGSPPNSSPSRSAALPAGALWGTRALNNQLPPANAPSSNGLPPASAPSSNGLPPASAPSSNELPPASAPSSNGLPPASAPSSSGPLKQKAEICSPLTCSTVVANNSQVLSLPAEAGKKAIHSKESGISQEKRKIDMLEPVKQSVGADDATYSSEKPDIAIRPASSFMNSQFDITPSLKDTDIHLITSSSATNTFDLPLMSNVPSLPKDPYDATDVEENVCSDFSSFSIDKQQKSHATYEKSRELSPSQTNGKSVISADDVIISRQTSDLRLETQDQGIQDTTPEMEDDLLSFNAQRHRDPEVILEKSHSSSPSISLHSSGQLKGYSSQFANGVGPIRANMQTFDQRVDSVLHPSSIGELPNGYPENPFSCAGKYLGSTDDTYYLSNESKRMHLNRFEGETATADHSTNTDRGENNIISNILSMDFDPWNESLASQNLVKLLGETDNQQGSRVSNSRKVQSSNQSRFSFAREEEPMNASTDSRPSLSYIDRSYSHRPLDQDFQNSRSYQLDGFGTRNGFSLFNNQESNGFTNNYSHLSSNKQSVSRSQMTAPPGFSAPNRAPPPGFAYEKMEHNFASLSGTHMLDTTSLLRNEYPSIGNVNNGDIEFMDPAILAVGKGRVQNGLNGSSLDMSPSFPPQPSGFENEARLQFLMQRSLSLHQNQRYTDNRDNFFNDAYGISSRVVEQTLANNLSPFSQLNLPQGRNSVMSNGQWDGWNGGVPSGNDMGMAELLRNERLGYNKLFNGYEEPKFRMSNSGELYNRTFGI, from the exons ATGAGTGACCAAGGAGAAAAGACATGTCCTCTCTGTGCTGAAGAGATGGATATGACAGATCAGCAGTTGAGACCTTGCAAGTGTGGCTATCAG GTATGCGTATGGTGTTGGCATCACATAATGGAAATGGCTGAGAAGGATGAGACAGAAGGGCGGTGTCCTGCTTGCCGCAGTCCATATAATAAGGAAAAGATTGTTGGCACGGCAGCAAATTGTGAAAA GATGGTGAGCTCGGAGAAGAAATTGACATCTCGAAAGGGTAAAAGTAAAACAGCTGATTCGAGAAAGCAACTTAGCAGTGTACGCGTTGTTCAAAGGAATCTTGTCTACATTGTTGGTTTGCCTCTCAGTTTAGCTGATGAAGAT CAGCTTCTGCAGCGGAAAGAATATTTCGCTCAGTATGGGAAGGTTCTGAAGGTGTCTATGTCTCGAACAGCTGCTGGTGCCATTCAACAGTTCACAAATAATACATGCAGTGT ATATATTACCTATTCAAAGGAGGAGGAAGCAGTCCGTTGTATTCAGGCCGTACATGGATTTAATTTGGACGGTCGACCTCTAAG AGCGTGCTTTGGAACAACAAAATACTGTCATGCTTGGTTGAGGAGTGTG CCCTGCACCAATCCTGATTGTTTATACTTGCACGAGATTGGATCGCAAGAAGATAGCTTTACTAAGGATGAAGTAATATCGGCTTACACAAG GGTTCAACAAATTACTGGTGCCATTACTAGTATGCAACGGAGATCAGGGAGTGTTTTACCACCAGCGGCAGACGATTACTGCAATAACAGCTCTGTTTCTGCAGGAAAACCTTTTAGTAAAACTGCTACAAAT AATTCAGCAACCAATGCGAGAGGCTCTCCACCAAATAGCAGCCCTAGTAGATCAGCTGCTCTTCCTGCTGGCGCTTTGTG gGGAACGCGTGCATTAAATAACCAACTGCCACCTGCCAATGCACCAAGTTCTAATGGACTGCCGCCTGCCAGTGCACCAAGTTCTAATGGACTGCCGCCTGCCAGCGCACCAAGTTCTAATGAACTGCCGCCTGCCAGTGCACCAAGTTCTAATGGACTGCCGCCTGCCAGTGCACCAAGTTCTAGTGGACCTCTTAAACAGAAGGCTGAAATATGTAGCCCACTTACATGCTCCACAGTTGTTGCCAATAATAGTCAGGTCTTGTCATTGCCTGCCGAAGCAGGAAAGAAAGCTATTCATAGCAAAGAAAGTGGCATTAGTCAAGAGAAACGTAAAATAGACATGTTAGAACCTGTTAAACAGTCTGTAGGAGCAGATGATGCAACCTATAGTTCTGAAAAACCCGATATAGCCATACGTCCTGCTTCTTCATTTATGAACAGTCAGTTTGATATCACCCCGTCTTTGAAGGACACAGATATACATTTGATCACATCATCCAGTGCTACAAATACCTTTGATCTTCCTTTGATGTCCAATGTACCTAGTTTACCAAAAGATCCCTATGATGCCACAGATGTTGAGGAGAATGTATGCTCagatttttcatcatttagcATTGATAAACAACAAAAGTCACATGCTACCTATGAGAAATCAAGGGAGCTGTCGCCTTCTCAGACGAATGGGAAATCTGTGATTTCTGCAGATGATGTTATTATCTCAAGACAAACGTCTGATTTGAGACTGGAAACACAGGATCAAGGAATACAAGACACAACTCCTGAAATGGAGGATGATTTGCTATCTTTCAATGCACAGAGACATAGGGACCCTGAAGTAATTTTAGAGAAAAGCCACTCATCAAGTCCTTCCATCTCTTTACACTCTTCAGGGCAGCTCAAGGGTTATTCTTCGCAGTTTGCCAATGGGGTTGGACCTATTAGAGCCAACATGCAAACTTTTGATCAGAGAGTTGATTCAGTATTACATCCTTCTAGTATTGGAGAACTTCCTAATGGATACCCTGAAAATCCATTCAGTTGTGCGGGTAAATATTTGGGAAGCACTGATGACACTTATTATTTGTCTAATGAAAGTAAGAGGATGCACTTGAATAGGTTTGAAGGTGAAACTGCTACTGCGGATCATAGTACTAATACAGATAGGGGAGAGAACAATATAATATCTAATATTTTGTCTATGGATTTCGACCCATGGAATGAGTCATTAGCCTCTCAGAACTTGGTTAAGTTGTTGGGAGAAACTGATAACCAACAAGGGTCTAGAgtatcaaactcaagaaaagTACAGAGCAGCAATCAATCAAGGTTCTCTTTTGCAAGGGAGGAAGAACCCATGAATGCATCTACTGATTCTCGTCCATCTTTAAGTTACATTGACAGAAGTTATAGTCATCGCCCTCTTGATCAAGATTTTCAAAATAGCAGAAGTTATCAGCTTGATGGTTTTGGTACTCGCAATGGTTTCTCACTATTTAATAATCAGGAATCTAATGGTTTTACCAACAATTATTCTCACCTCTCCTCTAATAAGCAATCAG TGTCGAGATCTCAGATGACTGCGCCTCCAGGGTTTTCAGCACCAAATAGGGCCCCACCCCCAGGCTTTGCATATGAGAAAATGGAACATAATTTTGCTTCTCTCTCTG GTACCCACATGCTTGATACCACCTCCTTACTGCGCAATGAATATCCATCAATTGGCAATGTCAACAATGGGGACATTGAGTTTATGGATCCTGCAATCTTGGCAGTTGGTAAAGGCAGGGTTCAAAATGGCCTTAATGGCTCAAGTCTAGACATGTCTCCAAGTTTTCCTCCACAGCCAAGTGGTTTTGAAAATGAGGCAAGACTTCAGTTCCTCATGCAAAGATCTCTCTCTCTGCATCAGAATCAGAGATACACTGATAATAGGGATAACTTTTTCAATGATGCTTATGGAATTTCTTCGAGGGTTGTGGAACAAACTCTGGCCAACAATCTTTCCCCATTTTCACAACTGAATCTTCCCCAGGGTAGGAACTCTGTGATGTCAAATGGCCAGTGGGATGGCTGGAATGGTGGGGTCCCAAGCGGAAATGATATGGGCATGGCTGAACTCCTCCGAAATGAAAGGCTGGGCTATAACAAGCTCTTTAATGGATATGAGGAACCAAAGTTCCGCATGTCCAATTCAGGCGAACTGTATAACAGAACATTCGGGATATAG
- the LOC125843537 gene encoding uncharacterized protein LOC125843537 isoform X4, producing MSDQGEKTCPLCAEEMDMTDQQLRPCKCGYQVCVWCWHHIMEMAEKDETEGRCPACRSPYNKEKIVGTAANCEKMVSSEKKLTSRKGKSKTADSRKQLSSVRVVQRNLVYIVGLPLSLADEDLLQRKEYFAQYGKVLKVSMSRTAAGAIQQFTNNTCSVYITYSKEEEAVRCIQAVHGFNLDGRPLRACFGTTKYCHAWLRSVPCTNPDCLYLHEIGSQEDSFTKDEVISAYTRSRVQQITGAITSMQRRSGSVLPPAADDYCNNSSVSAGKPFSKTATNNSATNARGSPPNSSPSRSAALPAGALWGTRALNNQLPPANAPSSNGLPPASAPSSNGLPPASAPSSNELPPASAPSSNGLPPASAPSSSGPLKQKAEICSPLTCSTVVANNSQVLSLPAEAGKKAIHSKESGISQEKRKIDMLEPVKQSVGADDATYSSEKPDIAIRPASSFMNSQFDITPSLKDTDIHLITSSSATNTFDLPLMSNVPSLPKDPYDATDVEENVCSDFSSFSIDKQQKSHATYEKSRELSPSQTNGKSVISADDVIISRQTSDLRLETQDQGIQDTTPEMEDDLLSFNAQRHRDPEVILEKSHSSSPSISLHSSGQLKGYSSQFANGVGPIRANMQTFDQRVDSVLHPSSIGELPNGYPENPFSCAGKYLGSTDDTYYLSNESKRMHLNRFEGETATADHSTNTDRGENNIISNILSMDFDPWNESLASQNLVKLLGETDNQQGSRVSNSRKVQSSNQSRFSFAREEEPMNASTDSRPSLSYIDRSYSHRPLDQDFQNSRSYQLDGFGTRNGFSLFNNQESNGFTNNYSHLSSNKQSVSRSQMTAPPGFSAPNRAPPPGFAYEKMEHNFASLSGTHMLDTTSLLRNEYPSIGNVNNGDIEFMDPAILAVGKGRVQNGLNGSSLDMSPSFPPQPSGFENEARLQFLMQRSLSLHQNQRYTDNRDNFFNDAYGISSRVVEQTLANNLSPFSQLNLPQGRNSVMSNGQWDGWNGGVPSGNDMGMAELLRNERLGYNKLFNGYEEPKFRMSNSGELYNRTFGI from the exons ATGAGTGACCAAGGAGAAAAGACATGTCCTCTCTGTGCTGAAGAGATGGATATGACAGATCAGCAGTTGAGACCTTGCAAGTGTGGCTATCAG GTATGCGTATGGTGTTGGCATCACATAATGGAAATGGCTGAGAAGGATGAGACAGAAGGGCGGTGTCCTGCTTGCCGCAGTCCATATAATAAGGAAAAGATTGTTGGCACGGCAGCAAATTGTGAAAA GATGGTGAGCTCGGAGAAGAAATTGACATCTCGAAAGGGTAAAAGTAAAACAGCTGATTCGAGAAAGCAACTTAGCAGTGTACGCGTTGTTCAAAGGAATCTTGTCTACATTGTTGGTTTGCCTCTCAGTTTAGCTGATGAAGAT CTTCTGCAGCGGAAAGAATATTTCGCTCAGTATGGGAAGGTTCTGAAGGTGTCTATGTCTCGAACAGCTGCTGGTGCCATTCAACAGTTCACAAATAATACATGCAGTGT ATATATTACCTATTCAAAGGAGGAGGAAGCAGTCCGTTGTATTCAGGCCGTACATGGATTTAATTTGGACGGTCGACCTCTAAG AGCGTGCTTTGGAACAACAAAATACTGTCATGCTTGGTTGAGGAGTGTG CCCTGCACCAATCCTGATTGTTTATACTTGCACGAGATTGGATCGCAAGAAGATAGCTTTACTAAGGATGAAGTAATATCGGCTTACACAAG GAGTAGGGTTCAACAAATTACTGGTGCCATTACTAGTATGCAACGGAGATCAGGGAGTGTTTTACCACCAGCGGCAGACGATTACTGCAATAACAGCTCTGTTTCTGCAGGAAAACCTTTTAGTAAAACTGCTACAAAT AATTCAGCAACCAATGCGAGAGGCTCTCCACCAAATAGCAGCCCTAGTAGATCAGCTGCTCTTCCTGCTGGCGCTTTGTG gGGAACGCGTGCATTAAATAACCAACTGCCACCTGCCAATGCACCAAGTTCTAATGGACTGCCGCCTGCCAGTGCACCAAGTTCTAATGGACTGCCGCCTGCCAGCGCACCAAGTTCTAATGAACTGCCGCCTGCCAGTGCACCAAGTTCTAATGGACTGCCGCCTGCCAGTGCACCAAGTTCTAGTGGACCTCTTAAACAGAAGGCTGAAATATGTAGCCCACTTACATGCTCCACAGTTGTTGCCAATAATAGTCAGGTCTTGTCATTGCCTGCCGAAGCAGGAAAGAAAGCTATTCATAGCAAAGAAAGTGGCATTAGTCAAGAGAAACGTAAAATAGACATGTTAGAACCTGTTAAACAGTCTGTAGGAGCAGATGATGCAACCTATAGTTCTGAAAAACCCGATATAGCCATACGTCCTGCTTCTTCATTTATGAACAGTCAGTTTGATATCACCCCGTCTTTGAAGGACACAGATATACATTTGATCACATCATCCAGTGCTACAAATACCTTTGATCTTCCTTTGATGTCCAATGTACCTAGTTTACCAAAAGATCCCTATGATGCCACAGATGTTGAGGAGAATGTATGCTCagatttttcatcatttagcATTGATAAACAACAAAAGTCACATGCTACCTATGAGAAATCAAGGGAGCTGTCGCCTTCTCAGACGAATGGGAAATCTGTGATTTCTGCAGATGATGTTATTATCTCAAGACAAACGTCTGATTTGAGACTGGAAACACAGGATCAAGGAATACAAGACACAACTCCTGAAATGGAGGATGATTTGCTATCTTTCAATGCACAGAGACATAGGGACCCTGAAGTAATTTTAGAGAAAAGCCACTCATCAAGTCCTTCCATCTCTTTACACTCTTCAGGGCAGCTCAAGGGTTATTCTTCGCAGTTTGCCAATGGGGTTGGACCTATTAGAGCCAACATGCAAACTTTTGATCAGAGAGTTGATTCAGTATTACATCCTTCTAGTATTGGAGAACTTCCTAATGGATACCCTGAAAATCCATTCAGTTGTGCGGGTAAATATTTGGGAAGCACTGATGACACTTATTATTTGTCTAATGAAAGTAAGAGGATGCACTTGAATAGGTTTGAAGGTGAAACTGCTACTGCGGATCATAGTACTAATACAGATAGGGGAGAGAACAATATAATATCTAATATTTTGTCTATGGATTTCGACCCATGGAATGAGTCATTAGCCTCTCAGAACTTGGTTAAGTTGTTGGGAGAAACTGATAACCAACAAGGGTCTAGAgtatcaaactcaagaaaagTACAGAGCAGCAATCAATCAAGGTTCTCTTTTGCAAGGGAGGAAGAACCCATGAATGCATCTACTGATTCTCGTCCATCTTTAAGTTACATTGACAGAAGTTATAGTCATCGCCCTCTTGATCAAGATTTTCAAAATAGCAGAAGTTATCAGCTTGATGGTTTTGGTACTCGCAATGGTTTCTCACTATTTAATAATCAGGAATCTAATGGTTTTACCAACAATTATTCTCACCTCTCCTCTAATAAGCAATCAG TGTCGAGATCTCAGATGACTGCGCCTCCAGGGTTTTCAGCACCAAATAGGGCCCCACCCCCAGGCTTTGCATATGAGAAAATGGAACATAATTTTGCTTCTCTCTCTG GTACCCACATGCTTGATACCACCTCCTTACTGCGCAATGAATATCCATCAATTGGCAATGTCAACAATGGGGACATTGAGTTTATGGATCCTGCAATCTTGGCAGTTGGTAAAGGCAGGGTTCAAAATGGCCTTAATGGCTCAAGTCTAGACATGTCTCCAAGTTTTCCTCCACAGCCAAGTGGTTTTGAAAATGAGGCAAGACTTCAGTTCCTCATGCAAAGATCTCTCTCTCTGCATCAGAATCAGAGATACACTGATAATAGGGATAACTTTTTCAATGATGCTTATGGAATTTCTTCGAGGGTTGTGGAACAAACTCTGGCCAACAATCTTTCCCCATTTTCACAACTGAATCTTCCCCAGGGTAGGAACTCTGTGATGTCAAATGGCCAGTGGGATGGCTGGAATGGTGGGGTCCCAAGCGGAAATGATATGGGCATGGCTGAACTCCTCCGAAATGAAAGGCTGGGCTATAACAAGCTCTTTAATGGATATGAGGAACCAAAGTTCCGCATGTCCAATTCAGGCGAACTGTATAACAGAACATTCGGGATATAG
- the LOC125843537 gene encoding uncharacterized protein LOC125843537 isoform X3 has product MSDQGEKTCPLCAEEMDMTDQQLRPCKCGYQVCVWCWHHIMEMAEKDETEGRCPACRSPYNKEKIVGTAANCEKMVSSEKKLTSRKGKSKTADSRKQLSSVRVVQRNLVYIVGLPLSLADEDQLLQRKEYFAQYGKVLKVSMSRTAAGAIQQFTNNTCSVYITYSKEEEAVRCIQAVHGFNLDGRPLRACFGTTKYCHAWLRSVPCTNPDCLYLHEIGSQEDSFTKDEVISAYTRSRVQQITGAITSMQRRSGSVLPPAADDYCNNSSVSAGKPFSKTATNNSATNARGSPPNSSPSRSAALPAGALWGTRALNNQLPPANAPSSNGLPPASAPSSNGLPPASAPSSNELPPASAPSSNGLPPASAPSSSGPLKQKAEICSPLTCSTVVANNSQVLSLPAEAGKKAIHSKESGISQEKRKIDMLEPVKQSVGADDATYSSEKPDIAIRPASSFMNSQFDITPSLKDTDIHLITSSSATNTFDLPLMSNVPSLPKDPYDATDVEENVCSDFSSFSIDKQQKSHATYEKSRELSPSQTNGKSVISADDVIISRQTSDLRLETQDQGIQDTTPEMEDDLLSFNAQRHRDPEVILEKSHSSSPSISLHSSGQLKGYSSQFANGVGPIRANMQTFDQRVDSVLHPSSIGELPNGYPENPFSCAGKYLGSTDDTYYLSNESKRMHLNRFEGETATADHSTNTDRGENNIISNILSMDFDPWNESLASQNLVKLLGETDNQQGSRVSNSRKVQSSNQSRFSFAREEEPMNASTDSRPSLSYIDRSYSHRPLDQDFQNSRSYQLDGFGTRNGFSLFNNQESNGFTNNYSHLSSNKQSVSRSQMTAPPGFSAPNRAPPPGFAYEKMEHNFASLSGTHMLDTTSLLRNEYPSIGNVNNGDIEFMDPAILAVGKGRVQNGLNGSSLDMSPSFPPQPSGFENEARLQFLMQRSLSLHQNQRYTDNRDNFFNDAYGISSRVVEQTLANNLSPFSQLNLPQGRNSVMSNGQWDGWNGGVPSGNDMGMAELLRNERLGYNKLFNGYEEPKFRMSNSGELYNRTFGI; this is encoded by the exons ATGAGTGACCAAGGAGAAAAGACATGTCCTCTCTGTGCTGAAGAGATGGATATGACAGATCAGCAGTTGAGACCTTGCAAGTGTGGCTATCAG GTATGCGTATGGTGTTGGCATCACATAATGGAAATGGCTGAGAAGGATGAGACAGAAGGGCGGTGTCCTGCTTGCCGCAGTCCATATAATAAGGAAAAGATTGTTGGCACGGCAGCAAATTGTGAAAA GATGGTGAGCTCGGAGAAGAAATTGACATCTCGAAAGGGTAAAAGTAAAACAGCTGATTCGAGAAAGCAACTTAGCAGTGTACGCGTTGTTCAAAGGAATCTTGTCTACATTGTTGGTTTGCCTCTCAGTTTAGCTGATGAAGAT CAGCTTCTGCAGCGGAAAGAATATTTCGCTCAGTATGGGAAGGTTCTGAAGGTGTCTATGTCTCGAACAGCTGCTGGTGCCATTCAACAGTTCACAAATAATACATGCAGTGT ATATATTACCTATTCAAAGGAGGAGGAAGCAGTCCGTTGTATTCAGGCCGTACATGGATTTAATTTGGACGGTCGACCTCTAAG AGCGTGCTTTGGAACAACAAAATACTGTCATGCTTGGTTGAGGAGTGTG CCCTGCACCAATCCTGATTGTTTATACTTGCACGAGATTGGATCGCAAGAAGATAGCTTTACTAAGGATGAAGTAATATCGGCTTACACAAG GAGTAGGGTTCAACAAATTACTGGTGCCATTACTAGTATGCAACGGAGATCAGGGAGTGTTTTACCACCAGCGGCAGACGATTACTGCAATAACAGCTCTGTTTCTGCAGGAAAACCTTTTAGTAAAACTGCTACAAAT AATTCAGCAACCAATGCGAGAGGCTCTCCACCAAATAGCAGCCCTAGTAGATCAGCTGCTCTTCCTGCTGGCGCTTTGTG gGGAACGCGTGCATTAAATAACCAACTGCCACCTGCCAATGCACCAAGTTCTAATGGACTGCCGCCTGCCAGTGCACCAAGTTCTAATGGACTGCCGCCTGCCAGCGCACCAAGTTCTAATGAACTGCCGCCTGCCAGTGCACCAAGTTCTAATGGACTGCCGCCTGCCAGTGCACCAAGTTCTAGTGGACCTCTTAAACAGAAGGCTGAAATATGTAGCCCACTTACATGCTCCACAGTTGTTGCCAATAATAGTCAGGTCTTGTCATTGCCTGCCGAAGCAGGAAAGAAAGCTATTCATAGCAAAGAAAGTGGCATTAGTCAAGAGAAACGTAAAATAGACATGTTAGAACCTGTTAAACAGTCTGTAGGAGCAGATGATGCAACCTATAGTTCTGAAAAACCCGATATAGCCATACGTCCTGCTTCTTCATTTATGAACAGTCAGTTTGATATCACCCCGTCTTTGAAGGACACAGATATACATTTGATCACATCATCCAGTGCTACAAATACCTTTGATCTTCCTTTGATGTCCAATGTACCTAGTTTACCAAAAGATCCCTATGATGCCACAGATGTTGAGGAGAATGTATGCTCagatttttcatcatttagcATTGATAAACAACAAAAGTCACATGCTACCTATGAGAAATCAAGGGAGCTGTCGCCTTCTCAGACGAATGGGAAATCTGTGATTTCTGCAGATGATGTTATTATCTCAAGACAAACGTCTGATTTGAGACTGGAAACACAGGATCAAGGAATACAAGACACAACTCCTGAAATGGAGGATGATTTGCTATCTTTCAATGCACAGAGACATAGGGACCCTGAAGTAATTTTAGAGAAAAGCCACTCATCAAGTCCTTCCATCTCTTTACACTCTTCAGGGCAGCTCAAGGGTTATTCTTCGCAGTTTGCCAATGGGGTTGGACCTATTAGAGCCAACATGCAAACTTTTGATCAGAGAGTTGATTCAGTATTACATCCTTCTAGTATTGGAGAACTTCCTAATGGATACCCTGAAAATCCATTCAGTTGTGCGGGTAAATATTTGGGAAGCACTGATGACACTTATTATTTGTCTAATGAAAGTAAGAGGATGCACTTGAATAGGTTTGAAGGTGAAACTGCTACTGCGGATCATAGTACTAATACAGATAGGGGAGAGAACAATATAATATCTAATATTTTGTCTATGGATTTCGACCCATGGAATGAGTCATTAGCCTCTCAGAACTTGGTTAAGTTGTTGGGAGAAACTGATAACCAACAAGGGTCTAGAgtatcaaactcaagaaaagTACAGAGCAGCAATCAATCAAGGTTCTCTTTTGCAAGGGAGGAAGAACCCATGAATGCATCTACTGATTCTCGTCCATCTTTAAGTTACATTGACAGAAGTTATAGTCATCGCCCTCTTGATCAAGATTTTCAAAATAGCAGAAGTTATCAGCTTGATGGTTTTGGTACTCGCAATGGTTTCTCACTATTTAATAATCAGGAATCTAATGGTTTTACCAACAATTATTCTCACCTCTCCTCTAATAAGCAATCAG TGTCGAGATCTCAGATGACTGCGCCTCCAGGGTTTTCAGCACCAAATAGGGCCCCACCCCCAGGCTTTGCATATGAGAAAATGGAACATAATTTTGCTTCTCTCTCTG GTACCCACATGCTTGATACCACCTCCTTACTGCGCAATGAATATCCATCAATTGGCAATGTCAACAATGGGGACATTGAGTTTATGGATCCTGCAATCTTGGCAGTTGGTAAAGGCAGGGTTCAAAATGGCCTTAATGGCTCAAGTCTAGACATGTCTCCAAGTTTTCCTCCACAGCCAAGTGGTTTTGAAAATGAGGCAAGACTTCAGTTCCTCATGCAAAGATCTCTCTCTCTGCATCAGAATCAGAGATACACTGATAATAGGGATAACTTTTTCAATGATGCTTATGGAATTTCTTCGAGGGTTGTGGAACAAACTCTGGCCAACAATCTTTCCCCATTTTCACAACTGAATCTTCCCCAGGGTAGGAACTCTGTGATGTCAAATGGCCAGTGGGATGGCTGGAATGGTGGGGTCCCAAGCGGAAATGATATGGGCATGGCTGAACTCCTCCGAAATGAAAGGCTGGGCTATAACAAGCTCTTTAATGGATATGAGGAACCAAAGTTCCGCATGTCCAATTCAGGCGAACTGTATAACAGAACATTCGGGATATAG